TTCGGATTCTGATAAGGCCCAAATACATTGAAGTACCGCAGCGAAATAGTCTCCAGTCCGAAGATTTTCGAAAACACATTGCAATAGTATTCGCCGAAGAGTTTGGCTGCTGCATAGGGAGACAGCGGATTGGGGAGCATCGATTCTGTCTTCGGCAGAGTTGGACTGTCTCCGTAGGCCGAGGAACTGGCCGCATAGACAAACCGTCTGACTTTGGCATCCCGGGCGGCCATCAGCAGGGTAAAGGTAGCATCTACGCAGTGCCGATGAGTCGCCGCCGGGTCCTCCACACTGCGCGGAACCGAAGGCAGGGCACCCTGATGAAGGACGACGTCAATCCCTTCCATACAGCGGCGGGCCGTTGCCTCATCGCCCATGTCTCCTTCAATAAATTCGATGGAATCGATGATATCGTCGAGGTTGCTCTTTTTGCCGGTGCTCAGATTGTCCAGCACCCGTACAAAAGCCCCTTCCTTCACCAGACGCCGACAGATATTGGAGCCGATAAAGCCGGCTCCGCCTGTGACCAGATAACGTTCCATAAAGCAGAGACCCTTTCTTTAGATGCCGGACCGAATTGGAACCTGCTGATATTCAAGGTAAGAACGGTACACTTCCTGGAAATAGCCGCCCTTGCGGCTTCTGACACCCATCAGCACCGTCCCGACGACGTTTGCCCGGATGGACTGAAGTTCCCGCAGAATTCTCATTGCCGCCCCGCGATGTGTTGTGGAGGCATTGATGACTACCAGAGTGCCGTCCGCCGCCGCTGCCAGCGCCTTGGCGTCGCTGACCAGCATAGCGGGTCCGTCGATGAGAACATAGTCATAGCGGGTTTTGCTCTGTTCGAGCAGTTCTTTCATCCGAGGGCTGTCAAGCAGCTCGGCCGGATTGGAGGGCAGAGGACCGCTGTCGATGATGTCCAGCCCGGCAATACCGCTGGGTCGGATGATTTGCGAAACATCCGTACATTGTCCCATCAGGTAGTTGCTCAGACCGTAGTCCGGATGCTCAACCACCGAACCGTTTTCACTGGTGCGAGGGAACAGATGAGCAATAGCCGAACGGCGGAAGTTCGCATCAATCAGCAGGATGCGTCGGTTTTCCGCCAGGAACGTGCTGGCCAGGTTGCTGGCGACAGAAGTTTTGCCGTCGCCGGCCTGCGGACTGGTAATCAGCAGGGTCTTGTGAACGGCCGGTCCGGCGGACAGTTTCAGGTTGGTCCGAAGCTGCCGATAGCACTCGCTCATAATCGAGTACGGGGCCTGGCGAACCACATGCACCAGTTCAATGCCCTCTACATCGTCATCATCATCGGCATGGCAGATGCTGCCCAGCAGCGGAACCTTCAGATGCCGCATTACATCGCTAGGCGTCCGCACAAGGTCGTTGAGCAGTTCTACAGCAAACGCCAGCCCCAAACCGGCCAGCAGTCCCAGAATGAATCCGGCCG
The DNA window shown above is from Anaerohalosphaeraceae bacterium and carries:
- a CDS encoding SDR family oxidoreductase; protein product: MERYLVTGGAGFIGSNICRRLVKEGAFVRVLDNLSTGKKSNLDDIIDSIEFIEGDMGDEATARRCMEGIDVVLHQGALPSVPRSVEDPAATHRHCVDATFTLLMAARDAKVRRFVYAASSSAYGDSPTLPKTESMLPNPLSPYAAAKLFGEYYCNVFSKIFGLETISLRYFNVFGPYQNPKSQYAAAIPAFVTSILNDRPPTIYGDGEQSRDFTYVENVVEANLLAARAPKTAGEVINIACGQRITLNEVIRLINRILGKDIHPIYAPPRAGDIKHSLADIQKAQKLIGYKPVVSFEEGLRRAIDWYKKNLL
- a CDS encoding polysaccharide biosynthesis tyrosine autokinase; its protein translation is DQFKKDLDARKIEIAEIQRKSQWQLAQDEVSAITQQLEAITQQVQRARDEYRRVDQERAQYAKLEIEREEKQALLEKANAHFESLKALFDDLDISKLRSLGAAPEPLEVSSPRWEIYLPAGFILGLLAGLGLAFAVELLNDLVRTPSDVMRHLKVPLLGSICHADDDDDVEGIELVHVVRQAPYSIMSECYRQLRTNLKLSAGPAVHKTLLITSPQAGDGKTSVASNLASTFLAENRRILLIDANFRRSAIAHLFPRTSENGSVVEHPDYGLSNYLMGQCTDVSQIIRPSGIAGLDIIDSGPLPSNPAELLDSPRMKELLEQSKTRYDYVLIDGPAMLVSDAKALAAAADGTLVVINASTTHRGAAMRILRELQSIRANVVGTVLMGVRSRKGGYFQEVYRSYLEYQQVPIRSGI